The genomic segment GAGCACTACATCTGAAGGTCATTCAGTCTGCTAAGGTTACCTGTTGGAGGGTCAGCAGAGCCGTATCCTACCCCAATCATATGTGAAAGGGCACGAAATACTCCAAATGAATACTTCTCAATCCATGGAGCATGCTGGTAAATATAAATACGTATACAGTGAGTATAACATAGTCGACAGGAAAAGCAAAAACCAGGTCAGGAACAAAACAGGGTTTAAGGACATTAGATAATCTTTGGATCTAAAAAAACACCTTACCGTGAGGTTTTCTCGAACAACCCAGCAATCCTCAGGAAAGTCTTGCAAAGAGGGAATAAAGTACTGGATACAGCCATTCCAGTGGCAAAGCAAGAGGATCATTGCAAACAGACAGATAATTCGAATAAACAATCTCACTGCTTCCATGTTGGAATTTGCAACCTGACAAGACAGAAAACGGATTAATCTCAAAACAGAGacactttttattttctaaatcgaCTACAAAACATACAATATCACTTGAAAGTAATTTgccaaaaaaaaccacaaaaaaaacccttacacTTTAATAGGACATCCTTTGTTGACTataataattgaaaaatataaaacagtttaCTTGTGGGTGACCATAATTTCACAAAAGGTTAAGTGTAAACTATGTTTGTTTCATTCAAATACTAACTATTAAAGTTATCCTTTAAAAATGGTCTAAAACTTATGACGCAAAAACGTATATGTTTTGTACACTCTTAGACATTGATTTATTAAATGGTGTTGTAttaagaagagacctttgaggtcttgaaagcttgtgattaattattgtttagttagtccaataaaaggtatcataTTTCCTTCTCTGTATACTCTTAGAGAAAGTGGGTGTTTATTATCCTTAATCCTTATTGTTCTCCAAAATATCTTACTATCCCCTGCTGGAAATGCATAGTTTATGTACATATTTTTAAGAACTGCTGATCCAATCACAATGAAACTTGCCAGAGACATTCTTTAACACAGCTTATTGAGAGTATCAGTTTCTATGGCTATCAGGAGGTGCCACGGGTCCTTTTGTCTTTActtatgtatgtatgtcacacttgcatttaaACACAAATAACAGAGTTACAAGTTAACATATGTTATTGAAGTTGACACATTTTATTGGATTTATATAGGAGTTGACCTAATTCAATCTTTCAAGATCACCACTTAGAATAGATCTAGTTCTTCTCAAATCAATTTTTACCTGCTGTTGGGGCCTACAGTCTGTGGTCTTGAAAGATTGTATATGTTTTTAATCTTTTGTGTTGGTCAAATAAATGGTATTAACTTCAACattgtttcttctttttcatcTCTGAACAATATAACTAACACTACAATTTACACATATGCCATAAATTATTGTATCTGAATCATTTCAAATTGTACTTACTTGTTCCCATTCACTGAAAAACCTCACCAGGCGGGAGACTCTGAGAAGTCGTATTAAGCTAAAGATTCTTGCAAAGAGGACAACTCGCACCAATTTGGAGGCAGTATAGGTTGTGGTGCTTTGATCTTCTTCCAGTTCCTGAAAAAACAGGTATTAAAAAAACGTGATATCTATTGGTAATGAATGCAATGAATGCAAtaagcaaaaccattttttttttacctttacaaTGAGTATAACATAGTCGACAGGAAAAGCAGAAATCAGGTCAAGAACAAACCAGGATTTAAGGTAATGACATGCGATCAGCTTTGGATCCAAAAGAACCACCTAAAGTTAAAGGAAAACGGGTGATTATGTTGGGGAATGtttcctttgatatttttttactgCTTGACTTAGTATtttgagtactgtactgtaattttaTGCATTGCAGCCGGTTATTAACATTTAAcataattaaaatttaaaaagttaATATAACATCAGGTCAAAGTGAAAAATGATCACTGTTTATTTGCATAATACATTATCTGAATAAACCCATTTGAAAATGCAGTTGCAGTCTTATGAATACTGGTAATGATGAAGTTGTACTATTTTACCATAGTCATGCCAGTTCCTATGCATGAAACTTTTCTATACTGTTATTAAAGAAGTCTGGAACACTTTTATGACTAACACTTTGAGTTTGTGAACAGAGACCCTAAAACAACATGAACTCCTACCTCACTGTCTTCAGTTATGACACCCATCCTGAAGTTTATAGCGATATCAAGTAGAAAGAGAGTGTCTGAACATAAGTTAAATATCATCATATGAAACCCCTCTGTATGCTCTCCTTCTAAAAATGCTAGTTCCATGGGGATTGCAATTAGGTTTATGAATGTTATGAACACCATGAACATGATGTAGTAattcctgtaaaataaaataaaataaaaataaatattatttcgtACCGGCACTTGATTTAAAATATTGTTATGTAAATGAGATgtgatatttaatttaaaatgttttggccTTCTATAAAAAGCAGTTAGCAAGAGAAGTAcattacatttcaaatacaaatgaaaaatgcATGTTGGAAGGGGCTGTCATGTGTTTATCATTTGGTAATGCCAGCTGAATCTTTTGATATCCTCATTAAACCAAATGAGACGAAGTCTGATAAATGATGGTGCTTTTCTTTGAATGGGCCAGCATTCCAGGAAGGCTTTCAACCTGTCACAGACACCTCTGTATCAATGCTCAAAGCACTAGATAACTATTAGTTTTGATATCAAGCCATTGCCCATGTGCATAATTTGATTGATTTGTAACTACCTTCACTCTAAGAAGACAAGATGTTGTGGAACATTTCAATTTAATCCATGCCCTTTACAATTTTTTAATGAAGCTTTGTGTTGTGTCATCAATTAATTACACTTAATATTATAAAacagttaatctaataaacaaTATTACAAGTCTTTAAATTAATTATCACAATTaccttggcaaaaaaaaaaaaaaaaaaaccttcaaattAATAAAAGGTCTCCTGGTTTATAATGTGCTGCAcgatgaagagaaaaaaagtacattgattttttttttttttttttttttttaacaattaaaaaaaaatgttatggtaCAAGGTAGAGAGAGAGGTATTTAATCAATTAATGTCACACTATAACAGAGCTTATATTCTCATACACATTTATATGTGAATAATCAAGTAGAAGTGCCTGCTTACAGAGGGAATATTTACACCTTGAGCGTTGAAGCCCACATGTATTGTTACTGTATAAGCATGAAAGTGTTGCAAACATGAAATAATCCATCCCATGGTAACATCGGGGGTGATTACACTTGGCCAGTGCCTTGCTCTGGCTGGTATTTACAAATTCTGGGCGTCTGTAAATATCAGGCCTGGGGTCaattaattataattacaattacagcataattattattattattattattattattattatttatttcttagcagacgcccttatccagtttgttgaaattgcaattacaatgctatgttgttcaattacaattacagtaataATTATGCTGCAGCAATTGTAATTATGATTACACTAAAACGTTACATAAATagctacacacattaacatgtttactgttTATTCTACCGAGCAGTAATCACAGGCACAAATACAGACACATACTACCAGCATATAATgtgttttcaaacaaatggggtcactaaaagtggttgaaaatacaagaatgatcgctcaatgtaaaacacaacatggaactgtgaatgattatgcttggaaaggtgtgtaatGTTACTGTAATTGCTCAATTACATGCCGAAGTTCaactacaattacattgtaaatgcagttaTTTGTAGCCATTTAAATCCAATATAAGAAATCCAGCACAAACCTATGACGTCAATCTTACAGATATACTACTAATCAtgtattagaaaacgattcagtatcatcagccaatcagcttccagctgtaGCTCGCTAGGACGTCACCGCATCACCTGTCAATCAAATTTTACATCAGCCGGAGCAAGtaccggctttttcattttgacttgctgtatttttaagcttagttcacatctgtttgacagtaaataataaacaaatacacaattggtcaaaatgtattttattatccaccaaaaccatcCAACCCATACTTTGCACCGACGAAAACAAACAaccctgtacctgcaactgccgagtcagccaatcacagtctTAATTATAAACATAACCTTACAGTTATACTACCACAGCTACATCATAAACTTGGTTTACATAAGAGTTAGACTAAATGTATGTGCAATGGGCCAGTTCAAATCCAACGCATTTGTTTCGTTATAAAAGTTCAACCGACTGCCCGATGCTGAGCTCTCATCTGTCCTTGCTAATATATTATCACACCTTAAACTTCCATAGTGGAATTATTGCATacattaaatattcaaataatcaattattttttggtttataaTAGCACTAAACTAACATGTTATCAAATTCAACTGatcagcacaaaaacataactgatTACCATACACGTTTGTTATGAGTTTACAATTCCATCAACATGTGTGAGTCACTGTATTTCCCTCGGGAATAATGGAAACCAGCAGTATGCAGTGAAAGATACAACACACACATTCAGAAGCCTGCTGCCAACTTTGTTTCTTACCTAATTGGGCTAAACGGGTGGATAATACAAACACCGGCCGCCTCCTGTCttgcacattcattttgcagaGCTGTGACACTACCATACACGTACAGGGAATGCTTGTTAAGTTGTGGGAAGAAAAGTCTTCTCCAACGGGATTGCTTAGATAGCACCATGTTGATGTCTGTTACCGACCCAGGAACATTATTCAGTTCTTCCTCCAACTCCAAGTCATGTTCTACCGTGTCAGGGGCCGAGGCTGTACTCGTCGTCGAACTCGGATTAACTTCTTTTTTCTCCGGACCAAATATATAGTTAACCAGTCGTTGGTAAGTAGTGGGGCTATTATAAACATCACTACAACCAGCCGCTTCAGTAGTTGCCTTTTCAAGATCTGATTCCATCCCGATGCTGTGTTAATATTACATATAAAGATTCAACAGCAAAGTGATCTTCTGAGTACTAATATGTACGTCCAGTTTAGATATAAATGTCGTTAGTTCGTTGTGAAGACTGCGCGTGGTAGTCGAAGGCATTCTGAAATTCTCTGACCGGTACATCAGGAGCCTGGCGGTGTATCAACTACCTCTCTATAAATACATGCTATTGTGCGTAAGGATACAAGCTGGCATGGACTGAATTGAAATACACAACAATTGAGAGGTTTCGGATAACATAAACAGTCACCTGAAACCAACATATAGTATTACTAACTGTAATATGTTTAAACTTGCTGCCTGcagatatattttgttttaacttttcaaaaaatataaaataccatTTTATCATTAAAAAGTATTGCAGCAGCCTACTCTAACAGGGTCAAATTTCCATACAGAACCAGTGATCcttaatttgaatattttatttatttttttattattattttattgactaTTGACTAGAGAAGTGTACTCTAAATAAAAGCGTACAagtttttcattatgtttttgttattattcagACATAACATTTTTAGTTGTACTAAAAAAGAATATGAATACATTCAGAAAAAACGTTTTAAACAATATATTCATCAATGTATGTTATGTTACAAAAAAGGACATTAGAAAATATTTGTTGGTAAATTTCTTATTAATGCCACAATTTAACGTGTGtattaattaatacataataatataaaacaagagAAGAACCAGttcaataacactatgtaacacaatttttgttcctgggtagtaagtgttatttcctagttgcttatgcctcaaaagtatagaaaatggctattattccccacaaactttgcttttgtgaccaggacagtgatattttgaaatttacctatttccaatgagaaaatgggcgaatttgtgtcttttcgttcacattgtcagaaaaaaacaacatatgaatccaaattaacatgtatttatactaaagtaatataaaaatgactacaaaagatttagaagtgagtagtttttcgagatttacgattatactgtaaatcactttcacgaatcagcccccaaatgtagtctcccatcatgttctcgttatactgtccttggtagcggtgttcaaagtccagtatatcctggtggaagcactcgccttgctcctccgagtacgctcccatgttctccttgaatttatcaagatgagcatcaaggatatggactttgagggacatcctacagcccattgtgccgtagttcttcaccagagtctcaaccagctccacatagttttcggccttgtgattgcccaggaagccccgaaccactgcgacaaagctgttccaagccgctttctccttactagtgagcttcttggggaattcattgcactccaggatcttctttatctgtggtccgacgaagacaccggctttgacctttgcctcagacagcttagggaagaagtcttgaaggtgcttgaaggctgccgactccttatctagagctctgacaaattgtttcataaggcccaatttgatgtgcagtggtggcatcagtaccttccgggggtccactagtggctcccacttgacgttgttcctccccactgagaactcggtccgctgtggccagtcccgtctgtggtagtgcgccttggtgtccctgctgtcccaaaggcaaagatagcagggaaacttggtaaaaccccCTTGgtgacccatcaggaatgccaccattttgaagtctcctatgaccttgatgccatctcagaaaaatgcagatatgtatccacttaggcagctggaactaaactgaactggtgggcttaaggccccctgtatttatactactatttatattactggaaagttctagaaagttctagaagttactccaagtttactcagcactgaatctatctggaatgttctggaaaataggtaaatttcaaaatatcactgtcctggtcacaaaagcaaagtttgtggggaataaaagcaattttctatacttttgaggcataagcaattaggaaataacacttactacccaagaacaacaacaacaaaaaaaattgttacacagtgtaatctgCAAAAAAAGATGAACGGTTATTGTTTCTCCATGGGATCTGGATCTCTATCCAGTGGGTATTGACACCCGATGTATTTAAAACATTGCTCAATCGGCTGTACACTTCAGTTAAACTTACCGGCTAACCatctacaactttttttttttttttttacagcagacgTCACTTTACAGCATTTTCGTGTAATTGCATTATGGGAGttgcatttttatgtttcatcCAAACCACACATTTTTCTTTCGTTCCGTCATCTAAAGAACTACAGTTCCCGGTGATCTTAGCAAATGTAACCGGATGTGTGCCGTTCCTGACATTGCGTAAGGAAGGACATGTAAGTGAGATCATAAGGAGATCTATGCTGCATTTTATTTAACTAAAgttggcttttttattttctgtttacagttttgtttttgttagttgtgtaAATGATGTTGTTGTTTTACTAGAAAATAGAACGCTCGTTAGCACGTCAGGTTACTGGTTAAGAAACTAGGATTTATGAAATTGCCTAAATCTATAGTTTAACGGCGCCACTATCGCgtattcatacagtacatataaatttAGTTTTTCTTTGTAAAAGGTGAAGATATAGTCTGTGACCGGGTAAACTTACTCGACGTTATACCGAGTAACGAGAGCAGGCTGCTGCCAGTACTAATATAATTTAAGTATAAAAGAGTATTTCTTATATAACCAAAAAAAAGTTGCGCTGTTTCTATGGATTTAGACAAATACTAGGAGATTGTGAATGTGTAGTGATAAGTGGTATTGTTGATTGTACCCTTTGCATCAGTTTGATTTTGGCAGACGTTGCATCACGTAGTTTATTCTATAGCATTTCTGTCATAGTGGTCACTTGACATTTTGACATTGCACACATGCTAAAATGgtcatttgtttttgtaacagAATACAGTGTAACGCCAAAAAGGAAAATGTCAAGTTTAGCAGCTGGTAGTTGTGAGTCCACCAAGACCCAAGATGCAGGGGAAAAGAAGCCACTTAAACCCTGCTGCGCCTGTCCTGAGACCAAGAAAATAAGGGATGCCtggtaattgtgtttttttttttatataattgaacTCTACCACATAATTCAATTCTAAACACGTGAAATGTTGTTTACTGTGTTGTCATTTTCTTAAGGTGGTATCAGGATAGGGTTAAAACAAGAGTTTTCTATGACCTTCCATAAAACAAAGGCAAGTTTGTGAAAGTTACTCAGAAGGAGGATACTATGGTATGTGAGCGCTGTTTAGACGTTATTCAATATTGACGTGTTTGTAACAATGTTAGCTAGCAGCTGCAGATACCGTTTTGtacttttacattatatatatatatatagagagagagagagagagagagagagagagagagagagatatctatTCATGGGACAGTTGATTGAGCTTACTGCATGATTAGGTATAGTATATTGTAGTTGAACTGAATACAGTGTTCATTGGAGAATGTACGGAGTTTCAGAGAGTCCAGGCACCTGCAAAGCCACAACTTCTGATTGTTTTGCTAGATTAAGTGATAAAGATTTCACTCAAACAGAATAATGTAACCAGAAGAATGTAGACTAGGGGGTGAAACAACAATGTGGTTATGAAAGCTGTAAACATCGAGAGCTGTATAAAACAGGCTTATTTAGAGCTTTTATTGGTGGAGCAGGAAGAAGGAAATATATGGCAGCCTGTCTGGGATATATGCAGATATTGCCTTGGTGTGTATTTTGCAAGCTGTAACTGAAGTGTAATTATTAGTATTAAAATGactaattgttgtattgagcTGGTCATTCTGGGTAACTCCTCACAAAGACTCACACCAAAGCCACTTAACACAAGTATGTTTGAATCAGTCCCAAACCCCAAAGTGTGTCAGCAGTATGTGTTGTATAAAATGCACCGCTCAGCACATTAAAGAAACAGAATACCTTACTTATTCAtctaatatgttattttattactgcaGTATACCATAAAACACATTGAGAGAGGCTTCTCGGAGGAaataagtttgtttttattactgaatGATTAAAGTTATGGGTGCTATTGTAATatcatttacttatttttttctgttttagactGACAAATGTCCACTGAATTTACAACtgtcagcacttttttttttttttttttttaaagttagttACTGAACTGGGATGTAATGCTTTACTCTTGCATGAATTACTGGCAGGGTTTTTAAGCCTTCATTTATTTTGCAGGCTGACTTGATCCCTTATAGATTAATGCATAGTAAGATGGCATAGTTTAGATAAACAAAAGGTCTATCATTGCATCAGCAGACCTGAATGACTAACGgacacttattttattatttttgttgtttttactaaAACAAAGGACCTCAAAAAAGCCTTTTGACTCCcttcaaggatggaaataagactcctattgagtagcagtttcacccattccaggttttagtacaAACTCAGGTATggtattaaactcatagtaaaaccaggaatgtatcaaactgctatgcaatggaagtcttatttcccaTACCTACTGTCTCAGAAGACTGTACACCACTGACTTTGATGTTAAATGGGAACAGGGAAGAATTTCAGAAGTTCCTTCAAGCTGCTAAAACAATTCTTCTCTTTGTGTGTTGCAGTATAATAGAGAAGGGAGAAGAAAGCTGCAAGGATCTGATTGAAGCTCATAAAGACTGCATGAGGTCACTGGGATTCAAAGTCTGATGAGTGATCACAAAGAGAAAGCAAGCCTGTGTTTGTGGTGAGTATTGACAGATTTAGTATCTTTACACTATATTAATTTACGACTTTTCACTTGTTAACCTTAGTTTATGTATGAGACTGGTAGTTGTGCGCTGTCTGTAATAACGTCACGAATCAACTGTTTCAACCAATCAGCACTAAGCATTGCTCTGTGAGAGTTTTTACTTTCCAAATGTCTCCTAGCAGCTGATTTCACTGTGATAACTGTGCTCAACAATGTCTGATGGCAAAACATGAAAAACGTTCTCTGTAGCACGATATTTAATACATTGTGTTAACCGTTTTAATGATAAAGACCACTTGCTTGTAGACAGTATCTTTAAAATTGGTACTCTGCTGTATTCTACGATTCTCCCAATAACGtttcattacaggtggtgtccagtggAAATGAACCATTTCACTACAGTATTTTTTCTAGTTTTCTCTTATTAACTTTAGTTTATGTATGAGTGGTAGTTGTGCACTGTGTCATACATAAACTAAGGTAGCAAGAGAAAAGTTAAATGCAAAATTGCAGCTAGAACAGATTAAATGGTTTATGACATGGGCAACTAGAAATGGGCAAACAGTGTCTGATTCCACTCCTTTTTTAGTTTGTCATTTTAAGTAATATGCAGTTTTATTCAGCAGAATATGTATTAAATGTAGGTGATAAATTATGTATTATGTTATTTGGTTAGTTAGGAGATTTCCTCCCAGGTTATTTGATATGGACTCTTCAGATATCAACCCTACGGTGTGCATCAATTATACAGCAGCTTCATACTCAGTGAATATGTTGTGTGGAGGGTGTCTCTTCGTGTATAAGAGATGTCAGCTCATGCGGTTCTGGCTGCACTGCAAAATGACATCTCTTAAACAAGAAGAGAAACCCTATATGTgacatattcatttattattataaatctcACATATGAAGATTGAATAGCTTTAAAGGGAAACTATTTTATACCCCCCTaaattgtgttcatttttttttttttttaattgtctccatccgaacattctaggtgatgcaaaacttttggccatatatatatatgtaaatgttaTATTCAAGTAAGTAGCCtatggtactgacaactactgtactgtaccagtc from the Acipenser ruthenus chromosome 9, fAciRut3.2 maternal haplotype, whole genome shotgun sequence genome contains:
- the LOC117405826 gene encoding potassium/sodium hyperpolarization-activated cyclic nucleotide-gated channel 1-like, which encodes MESDLEKATTEAAGCSDVYNSPTTYQRLVNYIFGPEKKEVNPSSTTSTASAPDTVEHDLELEEELNNVPGSVTDINMVLSKQSRWRRLFFPQLNKHSLYVYGSVTALQNECARQEAAGVCIIHPFSPIRNYYIMFMVFITFINLIAIPMELAFLEGEHTEGFHMMIFNLCSDTLFLLDIAINFRMGVITEDSEVVLLDPKLIACHYLKSWFVLDLISAFPVDYVILIVKELEEDQSTTTYTASKLVRVVLFARIFSLIRLLRVSRLVRFFSEWEQVANSNMEAVRLFIRIICLFAMILLLCHWNGCIQYFIPSLQDFPEDCWVVRENLTHAPWIEKYSFGVFRALSHMIGVGYGSADPPTGEAELWVVMTSMVSGALMYTMMVANVAAMMTNVDAASKAYRSKFNHLEDYMSYRKLPKNLRSRISTYYQARYQGKWFDEREILNVLSESLKVEILGNLCADLVKTVPMFQGRDINFINAVLLKLQCEVFQEGDIIIREKAAGDRMFFIEHGRVMVKTEQNFCTELADGDYFGEICLLTKCRRTASVQALTLCNLFSLSAEKFNEVLQEFPEIKEEMLRTASQRLWTLQDFEDQKQTPLPENGTKIKETSTLGV
- the LOC117405310 gene encoding cytochrome c oxidase copper chaperone, giving the protein MSSLAAGSCESTKTQDAGEKKPLKPCCACPETKKIRDACIIEKGEESCKDLIEAHKDCMRSLGFKV